From the Glycine max cultivar Williams 82 chromosome 11, Glycine_max_v4.0, whole genome shotgun sequence genome, the window ATTTTCTTTCACCGCACCACTAGATCGAACatacacaataaatattttttagtagagTTTGTGAATGATGTGTAATAATCAACATGTTTGGTTGCACAATAAACCTccaaaattgtgtaaaaaaaatgaaaacgcCAATGTGATaccaaataattttacattcaaaatcaaaatggtCATCATTTTCTTTCTGCGCACCGCTTCACATTACATATGCAATTAAGATCCTTTTTAGTAACTGCTCTTTTGGTTTTCTTCATACTATAGATTTGAGTTCAAGTCTTGGTTCTGATTTATTGCACAATCTGGGgtatttctaatgttttcctatCCAATTGGTGTACGTGTCCAATTGAATGtattaacttttaaatcttCTCTAATGGATGTAGAGGCTTAGTCATACTTTTTATACAAGGGTTAGATTACCCTGTACTCCTATTAATTTTAACTgctgcttataaaaaaaaagatatataatgaAAAGCATATCTGGACATAGGTTTGATTTTCGGAAAAGACTGTCTCATTTTTAATTAGCAATGGCATGAATAACGGGTTACGAATAAAATGGGTCCGATTCTCACTTCTAATAATGGTTCATGACAAATTTCACCGGTTTAAAACGTTGTTCTTGAATTACCAAATGTACAAGTTAGATTGGACTAAGTACAATATTTGGATTCACGGTTGATCAGGTTACACCAATCAATTAGTCTTGTTATCTGAACATTAACTTAAATAATGAAATACATAGTGTACCTTATTTCATGTCTaaatagtaatataattaataaattctatTTGGTTTCATTTTATCTTGCTCATAGATAAACCTACCCACTGGCAAATATTCACATGCTCGTTCGATtcagattgaaaaaaaaagagaataaaagggAAAAATCCAAATTCTTGGATTATTTtcttaatacataaaaataatatacagtctctaatatattttttctccatTTGTCCTGTTTGTCTATCTATTCATACATTTATACATGGAGATAGCCAAGATAAGAATACTACAAGAGACAGATCAAGGTAAAGAaacaaattaacttataaacGTTTGTGATACTTGTACTTATTTACATGAACAGATCATGCATGTAAACAAAGAACAAGCTCCAATGAAGAATGGGGACACTGGAATTGATTTTGGTACCTGCAATCATTCATCTTAGTTACCCCCTTCATTTGTGAAGATACAAGATTTCATGAGGGCATATTGAAGTGAAAAAGCCAGGATATGACAAAAGCCAAGACCAAACACGAAAGAATGAAATTCAGGAACCGTTGGCTCTGCCAGAGATGTCGAGTTTCTGCTTGGGGGGCAGGTCCAGTTGGTGGTGGTACCATTGAGGCATTATTATTTGCTTCATTCCACTGTTCATTCGTTTGGACTTCAGCTACAACAGTTACATTGCGTGCAATGGATCCACAGATTTCACAAACTCTGTTcatttttatcaacaaaaaagaaaagtaagatTGAGATACTTTTGGACTTTACCAAGGTAATAGAAACAAATCAAAGTACCATTAATCATATGACAAGCACTATTAACATTTTTATCCCTTTGGACTTAACCAATCATAAACACATGCAAGAACTGTTTAAAATCACGGTATTTATCATGAATTTCATTTCTTTATTGTGCTGCAAtcgtcttttaaaagaaaatcattgatcTTTGAGCCATATTTTACCTAAAAACAAGCATTTCAGCTTGAGTTTCCGAGATGCTTTACATGCCATGTTCACATTAAGCAGTCTAAAGTCAGAAACTTAGAATATATATAATCTCAGAAATAACAGTATATGATCCACTCGGTAGCCTCTCTCTCTTATATTATTCCCTCGTCAGTTAAAACAGTGACAGAACAACCgtgtcttaaaaaaaacaactaaggCACACAGGAGGTACCTAACTAAGTAAAATCTCGAGAGTTCTTTCACAATATGAAAACTTGAAAAGACACCAAAAGGATTATTTGAAACTAGAATAAGTACAATTTTACAGTTGTTCTCCGCATGCAATCATATATACACATGAATTTCCAATTTAGGAGGCTTTGTTGAGAATGCAATGCACAGTGCTTACTTGTTACCCTTGACCTTGAACCAAGCCTCAGCACAGTGTTTGTGAGCAGCAGCCAAATCCTCTTTACAAGAACAACCCAGCTCAATGGGAGTCATGGCATTCCCAGCTGATTCATTGTTATGGTTTGTCATGTCCATGTCCATGCTGAGGTAGCAAATCCTGCAATTCCTCTTCACCATAATCTCATATTCAGACTGAGACTTATCCTCTGCAACCGACATTTTGAGGTTCTTCATGTCGTGACTCCAGCCGACAAAGATGATGCCAGCAAAGGTTACaagtttgaagaaaaaaagtcGCAGGTTTTATGCGAAAGAAAGAAGCAGAGGTAAGCTAGAGTGATGTGAAGTGTCACTGTCTAAGTCATTAAGCACACGTCAActctagtgtgtgtgtgtgtgtggcagTAGCAGCTCGCTTTTTAAGGACCAGCGTGTTTGATAATTGATACCAAAGAaatcatgaaaaacaaaaaaaatataattattgaaaatcACCCATTTGATGGAAGTGTGCtaaccatatttttttaacattatctttttaacttttttttcattattgacCGAAATTTATTCAAAACCACTCATTTTAATGGATTTTAGTTCTCATTTAATGTTCTTTATCCTaatttagaagataaaatattaacaatgtCTAAAGTGGAGGGATTCGTATAGGAGTGGATTTCAACGAAACTGATTACATTtagatttaagtttttttaaaaataacttgaGTTAACTAAAACATATATAGACATTGAATTTTAAGACTTTGTATTAGACTGAATTATTGGAAGCTAAAGTATGACAGATGCAATATAATAGTAGTATTGTTGCAATTTGCTTCATATTGTTTTAGATGAAACTTTTTTCGGGTGCATTTCAAGATAACAATCAATGAGGATAGAAAGCAATTCATGACTTAAAAATGAAGGTGACTCCAAATAGTCAACAAATTCAGGACCCACTATAGAACCATGAGAATGGTTTTTACTCAAATAATTTGCAGTGGAATCATGGACTCACAGCCAATACCATCAAGTAATTTGCAGGCTCCGATTTCTGCCTTGAATGGTTGGAATTTGGATTAAAGGGCCCTGCATTGGGAGCATCTCTGAACAAGTTAAACTTGTTTAAGAAGTTGTTCATTTCATTATGCTTCAGACAAGTTGGTCCAAAATATGAATGCATAATAACTGTTCAAGTTTAGAAGAGTTGACACAGATTGATCACAATAAAGTCTGAGATTCTAGTATTGCTCTTGGCAAACCGGCCATCTACTAAATGCAGATATATAAAACCACACAGTTGTCAGAAATTCAACTAAAGTGATCATTACACAGGTTTTACAAACACAGATAGTAAAACTtcatagtaaataaaataactatttcaagagtcatattaataatattttttttattgatagtaTAAATGTTTTATATAGTGTGTgcctactaatttttttttatatttaaataaatttaagaatttaagaatataaaaatacgAGAAATGCATAGAGATAGACATGTATTGagaaagtaattaaattaattaataaactaaaagtaatataaaacaaaaaaatacagacaaatattcatcaaacacaaaataatttattcaaaaaattaatatacacatcaatacatataataaaaatatgtattattaaactaaaattaatatacgTTAATACACAATAAGAGAAGatgttataatatataaaatttaacataataaaatgtgatagcaaaataaaaatgtgtacaCAAACATGACAATAGTTGTATTtctgttattttaaataaaaatttaaattagaaaaatagacatttaattttagttgaatataaaaaataaaaatttaaataaggtttttttgtaactagagataaaatatttcaaataagatatacataattggttttaaaaaaattgaaatatcatATTGTATTCTTAAAAGACAATTCACCTACTActtaaataattgttattttcagcATTACCCCTGTGCAGTCGTCTTTGGAATGTGAATTTTGAAAGGAATTTGCATTTGAATTACGGTTTTACGGTACAAACCTGGGCTTTGGGCCTTCGCTGGGgaatatcatatttttcttattggtAGTTACTATTTACACTCCCCTATTTGCTTATACGCTCCCTCTTTATGTTTCCTCTTCTCTAAATTACCCCTTAACACGCTCCCTGTCTTCTTTctctttagaaaaaaaacacacccTGTCACTGTTGCCCACCTTAATGTACATTGTACAGTCAAAGGCTTGATTGATTAACTAAGCCCCTCATCTattgaaaaggaaaacaaacactGCCATgactcctttttcttttctccccaGCTATTAATCATTCACTCTATACTCTTTGATCATTATAGTGACTAGTAACAAAAACTTTGATGAATAACTTGATCACATCCTTTAAGtcccaaaaaataattttctaccAAACCGTAAAGATCTCTCCACCTAAGACTTGAAACAGGCACAGCCCAAACCATAAAGATTTCTACCAAACCTGGCTGtgcaaaaaaaatggaagaggaacCTGGGAACACCAACGAATTGAAGCATCCAAAAGGGACAAATGAAGATGATATCTAAAACTCTGACCCTGATCAAGAAGAAAGCGCATTTATGTTTGAAAATTGAAGGTTAGAGATATGCGAGTGTATTTGGGTTGGGGAGGTGGGGGATCTACTGTGAGAGATATACGAGTGGGGGAAAGAGATGAAGGGGAGTGTGTTTAGGTTTAGGAGGGTAATTTGggagaataaaataagaagCGGTAGTGTATAAGTAATTATGGGAGTGGATATAGCAactgtgtttttattttgtcgAACTGGACTTCACATTTAGAGCTCAATTTTTAGCTTTTAAaccaaaagaattaaaaaaaaaaaacagagcgAGAGACTCGAATGTGTTGGTCAATGCTCGTGGACCAAACagaaatgattaaatttttccATTTCgagttattttttctcttctacatccttcattttttttccatgcTGAAATATTCATATCAATACTCTAAAGACTGAAAATTCGTCTTACCTAGCCTCATCAATCAGAGAAAAGAAAACTCCATCTATCGCGCAGTCAAAAGTACAAAAATGGTGCAAAGCATTTTTACCAGTATTAAGCACAACGAGAGCAATAAATGTTGTAGTTAATGATCATTGCCATTTAAATTAAAGATCTCATTATTAAAACAAGTTTTCCTCCAATTCTAAACTTCAAAAGTCTACAAATAATCAAAAGTTTGTTTCAAAGAAGTTAATGCGCATTCATTTTAAGATCCAATCATTTGTTGAGCAAATATTCATTCATTGTATCATTGTACATACCTTAGTGGAAGATTGATGGAAACATTTAATGCATTGGTGTGTTGGTAATTAGTGTTTTTTAGGATGTTggttaagaaagtaaaagaaaaaaaaatatttataaaaataataagagaatataacaaaaaaatttgtatatttcaattaaaaaaactcttttaatttcttaatcattcTAAAGACACTAATGATTATCATTTACCAATGTATTATAGTAATCGATTTCTTTTGGAAACGAGTTATATTTTCGTGTACTTGGCGAACACTAATTAGATACAGTAATGAACAAATTGCATTATATGGGGTAAGTTTGGGAATCCAGCTTTGTCGTTCCTTTGTATGTTTCTTTGTAATTTCTctgttcttatatatatatatatatatatatatatatatatatatatatatatatttaattatttgatgtgttaattattttttttcttataatatatccttaattaattaaactctcttttattaggaatgaaaaacaaaagaagtcacattaattaattaaatgagaaTCAATTAAGtgaatttaatgtaattaacatttaattaattttcttaagggtatgaattaattaaaaatgtgttaTACAGATGGATGAAAGGAATATATCCTATCAATTAGAAAACAGTAAATCAGAAAAAGACAAAAGAAGTTTGATCTCTAGCATGTTTAGTTTGGTTTCACTGTTgtcaaaatcaattcaaattttacacgtTAAGGACAAAGTAACATAAAGTTGTTTCTGATTTTTCATTATGTCACattaattaatgaattgaaATCATTTGATTTTCGTGTGACTACTACTTAAAGATATAGAGCTACATGCTCAGAATTAAGCCgaaaattaagaataataagAGACTCATCATAATCCTGTGATTTATATTCGTTTTCTGCATTACGTTTTCTTCTGTTGGAAAAAAGATCACAAGGCTTGGATCTTAAAAATTGTCAGAAGTAGTAGAATttagaataatttatattgGGATACTGAGTATCACTTGTACTCAAagtatttaatatgttttttaatatgtaagAAAAAGGGGGTTCGCAACTCAATTATGTGTTCCTTTCAAATGCATGTTTCAGACAGACACTAAGACAGAATACGAATATATGCATTGAGTTATCAGGGATTGAAGCTATCAGATCACATGatgttgtcttttttttcttttttcattttatcatgCTAGTGTGATCGAAATATTCATTGTTATTGTTAACGAATATAATTTTCCTTCCTAATCACGTATTTTCTATTACAATATTCGAATTCAATAACCAACTTATGATAGATGCTGTCTTTTTTCAAGTGTCTTCACTTTCTCTCTACACTCTTCGTACGTGTTCAGGCGGTCCCCCTTACTATCCCACATGGCATAGCCATATTAGGCCCCAACCGAACATAACCATctcatcaatttatttttctttccttgtatataaacatttttttttaaaaaagaacattttttttttcatctaaaaagtaaataaagagGATtagttaaaaggaaaataaaaaaagttgttttgGATCATTACCGTCAATGAAGACGTAAGATGACAtgctttcaaaaacaaaagagctTCTTTACCAATTGAAACAAACTGTAGTGCATGGACCCTATCTACTGAATTTGCAAATTAAATTGCAACCTCTCTGACAGTAGGTGGGTGCACCAGCAGAGtgagtctttctttctttcttcccttttcAACGCAAAAACAAGTGCCACTAGCTACACCACCTGATCTCATTTTTACATATGGTGCATATATTAATTCAGGGATTGAAATTTGGTTGTACAAAACAATATCTCATTGACGTGACTAGGGCACTGTACAAATGGAGGCTCAGTGAAACACTTTCTAATGACAACTGCTCCAGCCAGTGCCAAAACGTAATCGATTTTTTATATGAATCCCCTCATGTTTCGGGTCCTGTTGTGTTCTTAGGGTATGGATTAAGAGATTATAAGAGAATTGGACAAGATAATTTTacgtattttaataaaaaaatattcttttagttttttaatcaatGCATAATTTTACCTCAAATCTGCGGACATGATCTTCATATTTGAGATATTGTTTAGTACTCACGGTTTCGattttatctttgtaaaaagTGTCTGTGGCTTCAAAAGGGATGTGAAACTTTACAGCTATTGAATCAGTAACTGATTATTAACATAACACTGttctatttagtaaaaaagaaaatgactgAAATTTCATACTACATTTCAAATTAAGCGCACACGCATAACTGTGGTCCATGCATGGCTTCAAACATTTTATAAAGATGTTTAAAAGGGGGTGGTTAGCCATCGATGGACCCCATGTGCTAAAGACGATAGCTggaaaaaatgcaaaagaatgATCAGTAAACGTGAGATAAACGCGATTGTGCTGAAAATTGCGGAAGAATTGAACGTGATCCATAAACAAATATAAGTATGAGCTATAATATATACTACTATTTAGAATTTGATGATTAAATAGAGgtttagatttttgtttttgaatttatcttCGAAGGTTTAGTATTGGCTCAACACATTATAACTTATTAGAATTCCTTATGTCtacagtttggggttgctgggttggtgataagttttttatttttttatacattattacaaaaaatacttTCTAGTTAATATACGCATTTTACATCGATTATTAATTGTCGTAGAAAGTCTACAACGATTTTATAAAGAACCatcttaaaaaaagatattattttaagacggttcttaaCTAAAAATTGTGTTAGAATGATATactttttaagataaatttctGAAGAATCgttttcaaatgtaattttttaaaaaaaaatttaaaatatattgaagattctaagacaattttttcattttaagacgatttttcaaaaaatcatcttagaatatgtttttttttataaaaaaagtacctACTCAAATGGTGCCCCATTAATTTCACTCACAATCAGTATGGTAAATTAAGCATATCTCCAACAAGTTAATAATAACCACCCTCAACACGCAAACACTATCAAATTGTTAATCTAACTTTTACCACTTTCAATCAGttcaaagcaaaagataaataaattgcaCTTTTGAATCTATTTCTGACTAATTCCAACAATATCACACCCGAAAGCCTTGTTAGCACCAGTACCACAATAATATGGTCCCTGTTCAGCatgggaaaaaaatatacaatacaTGTAAaacaataagtaaaaaataaaacataaaaaaatgaattgcatAATAAGTCACAACATTGACAAGTCAGccataaaaaagattaatatgATTCAATTAATTGGAAAAGTTAATAAcctttcataatatatatattcaataaaaGGGAAAATTAAAGAGAGAGACCATGAAGTGGCTAAGAGAGAGGGTATGAGGAAGgaatggaggaggaggaggtggtggtggagaagaaggtTATGTGAAGTACCGTCGGATCTACGTGTGGCGCCTGCAGCCCAGCGTTCTTGTAGTTGACATAGCGGAGCATCACGTCACCGTAGAGGCGCACCTCTACGAAGTCGGTGCGGCCGTCGAGGAGAACCGGTGGCGATGTCGGCTCGACTCCTTTCGTGACACTGGCGCTGAAGGCGGCTTCCGCATCGGCGACTTCCAAGGCGATGGCGTGGACAAGTAACCATCGAAGTAGCCGAGATCGGTGGCCACCTCTTCGACTTCCTCTTCGCGGCGCAGGACAAAGAGAGCGATGAGAAATTTAGGGTTTTAATTTAGACTAAAGGAGAGTGATTATTAAAATAAGGGTGAGACTGAGAGAGGCGGTTCACATTCTCTCTCGCATTCTACGTCGGTTCTACAAGAATCGATGTCGTAATACATTCTCAAAGATAGGTTTATCAAAATcgtctttaaaatttttaattatttataaaagtgTTACCGCTTTACTTATGATATCGATTTTTATACAACCGTCGTAAAACTTGCGTCGTAGAATATCATTTTTGTGGTAGtgatattttcataattaaatttaaaagaaaaacttgtttgaataaaaaggGATTGAAGTTAatagtctttaaattttaaactcatttttagaagaagaaaaaagttttctacttttaattttaaatttttagaagtTATACGGTCCTTTTTAATACTTTCCTCCACCTCTTTGTCTGTTGTTTTTTGCTTCTTATTCGATTTTACCTGTCTCAATTCAATCTTTGACTTCACCCCTAAATCTCCTCCTTCTACTGGCGATTTCACCATCTTGCAACTCTACCCTTGCCACTTGCTTTTACCACACCACTTACAACTCCCTCTCCCGCGTGGAAACACCTAACTTTATAGACAGTTCCTCTTTTTGCTGTAAATCCAAcacctctctctatatatatcctaaaaaacaattattctgAGCTAATTCTCACTATAGACCATTACATGACTCCTTCAATACAAACACAAATTATCACCCACAATACCAAAAATCATTGTTGatgtagaaataaaaaatacattatttgtgaaattaatagtattattatcaataatatatgttttaaaaattataaaattaataacaatttttttttaaaaaattaaaactaaaacaataaactaaaatctgattataattttcaaaaattacaattaaaaccACCCAAACGGACCATAAATTATATGTGGCCACGTATTTTTGTAATATAGGTACTAAAGTTTTCAAACTTATCATGTCATGTCAAATTGTTAGCATTATTTCATGATACACAATTAATTagtcatcattttctttttaccaTCTGAGACTGATGGGAAGACAAATATATTACAGCAACTATTCATTGAGGTGTTGTTAAACGGCAATAATGTAAGGCATAAAGAAAAGCGGATTTTAATTTACAACTTGATGAAGCCAGATTTTAACTTACTTTCatctattgatttatttttatttacaaaaggaGGTTCACTATCAGGAGCTGGTACAGAAAAAAGAGGAAGGTGGAAAACCTGAAATTCAATTCAGTGATAATTGAAAGCCAATTCCCAATTCTAGATGTCATTAATTTGTGCTATTTTTTGCTGTCctctttttaaatataatggAAAAACATCGTCTGTTACCGGAAGTGATGGGTACGTACCATAAAACTTTGTCATACCCCAATCCTAATTGAACCCTCAAAGTGGAAGacatacaaagaaaaagattgaACTGTGAATGGAAGTTGGCACTGAGCGAAAATTGTATGTTAGTGGAAGATggacacaaaaaaaatttaagagagaaaaatgaggGGCAACAATGAAATATGGGTGCATGTATGAAAGCGAAATGTGTACCACTCGATAGCTCACAATTCACAAAGGCATATAGGTGGAACAAACATTTGTGTCCTTCAAATAACAGACACATATACATAATGTATTCTCCCTCAGAGGTCACGCAGATGAGCTAAAAACTCTTCCACTTTCAAATCACATGAGACAGTATCGTCctaattttgtgtgtgtgtatacgTGAGATCGCATAGAGCATTATAAAATGTTCATATAGTGGTAGGGTCTAACAA encodes:
- the LOC100797057 gene encoding uncharacterized protein, with the protein product MKNLKMSVAEDKSQSEYEIMVKRNCRICYLSMDMDMTNHNNESAGNAMTPIELGCSCKEDLAAAHKHCAEAWFKVKGNKVCEICGSIARNVTVVAEVQTNEQWNEANNNASMVPPPTGPAPQAETRHLWQSQRFLNFILSCLVLAFVISWLFHFNMPS